In the genome of Deinococcus hopiensis KR-140, the window ACCTGGCCATCAACCGCGCTGGAGGAAAACACCGTAAGCGCAGCGCCGGACAGCAGCAGGACGGCAATGCCTCTGCCATCGTGCTCGGAACCCTGATGGACGGTATCCCGGAATCCATGGCCATTGGCGTCAGCCTGCTTGCAGGAGGCAAGGTCGGCTGGGTTTTTCTCGCCGCCGTGTTCCTGAGCAATATCCCGGAGGGCCTGAGTGCCAGCGCCGGGTTGAAACGTGCTGGACATCATCCCACTCGTATCCTGTTGATGTGGACCTCCATTGCCTTGCTGAGCGCCATTTCCGCAGGGCTGGGGTATCTCTTTCTCCGCGGTGCCGGTCCCAACGTGACGTCGGGGATTCAGGCGTTCGCAGCTGGAGCGATCCTGACGATGCTGTCTTCCACCATGTTGCCGGAAGCGTTTGAGGAGGGTGGCGCCATGATTGGCCTGGCGACGACGTGCGGTTTCCTCGCGGCCTTCACGTTGAGTCATCTGTGACTGCTGCTCAGGCAGGATCTGCGCTGGTAGGGCCCAAAGGGGCCTTGCCTCAGGCCAGGAGAGCGGCTACGCCGGGTCAGGGCCGCCCCGCGCAGGCGGCCGCCTGCACCGGGGATGGAGTCCAGGACCGAGCGGCCATGGGCAAGCCGTGCGCGCGTGAACGGCCGCTCTCCATCTGCGCCGTGCCGCTTGTGGTGGGCTTCCGGGTGTGATGGGGGAGAGCCGCCGCAGAAGGGGGAGGCGCAGGATGGTGCGGTTGCAGATCATGTGGACCTCCAGGGGTGAAGTGGGCCCTGCCCGGAGTCGCGCCGGACGCTCTGCGGCTCGCGGGGCCAGGGGGGGAAGAAGTTAGGGCATGGGGGAGAATGGCGCCGTGGGGACTGCCCTTCCGCGCGCGGCGCCATGCTCGTCATGCGCAGTTCGCTCGCCGTTCCCGGTCAAAAAGAAGTCTGCACTTTGACACACGCTCCAAATGGGTGTGGGCTGAACGTCCCTTAAGCGGGCTCACGCGTTGCTCAGGAATTTTGAAGGAAAACGTTCTCTCCTGCCTTTGCCGGGTTTGGGTTCCACACCGGGGCCATGGGTTGCCGCTCTCAGGTGTTGCAGGCTGCCCGGACCCTGGCTCGCCAGAGTCTGGACAAAACGTTCAAGCGTACGGACCTGCTTGAGATGATGCGGGCACAGGGAACGCACTTCTCACCCCAGGCCATCCGCACGCACGTGACGGCCACCATGTGCCGAATTTCGGCACGGTCTGCCAACGTGCGGTACCCGGACCTGGATCGTGTCCGTCCAGGGCGCTACCGGATCAACGGATGTACGTGGGGCTGCCGGAACGTCACGGGGAGAAGCTTGCGCACCTCCGGCGGTTGCTCCGCGAAGGACGCAACGTGAAATGGAGCCCAGCGGATGACGCGTTCGCCCTGGAAAACGGCCTGAAGAGAAGGCAACACCCGGGCGAGGGCCAGCGTGAGATGGGGCGTGGGCTGTAGGAAAGGCGGGTCCCCGTACCCGGCCGCTTCACGCCCTGCCTTTCGCCCAGGTCACCTGCTGCCTGCTGCTCCCGGACTGGCAAGGAAGCCTCAAACAGGCCTTCCTCCCCGGCTGTCTCGCGTGAGGGGGTGTGCGCGCCTGCAGCACCTGGTGCAGGTCAGCCCGCACGGGCCACTGCTGGTCATGGCGGTGGGGGTCTGCGGGGGTCAATGTGAGCGGCGCGGCGCGCCTGGCCGCCTGACCCATGCCCCAAACGGGCGGCATGCTGACTGGCCGTCTCGCTTTACCCCGTCGGAGTGGTGCATGGTCCGGGGCGGGCGTGGTGCGCGGCTGCTCTGCGTCTTTGCTTGTCATGGGTCGCGCCGCCGCCCGGAAGCGGAGGCAGGGTGGTGCAGGTGTGGGGGATCAACCCCTGGACGCCGTGTTTTTCGTCTGATCGGCCACCGACGTGGAGCAGGTCAAGCCGTGGGGGGCGGCATGGGCCAGGGCAAGTTGGGTGCAGCCGACCCGCCCCTGTTGTCGCTGACGCTCTTCAACAGCCAGCAGCGACGGGCCCTGCGCTCAGGGAAGCGGCTGGAACGCGCCGGAGGCGCCCATAAGGACTGCGGTGAAGCTGTGGCGTACTGCAGTTTCGGGGCGGCGCAGTTCCAGATGCCCAATCCCATGCTCAGGCGCGCGTTGTCACGGTACGGCTACAGTCCGCGGGCGGTGCTGGCCCTCACCCGCGTGGCGGGCGTGGACCTGTTCGACGCGATGTACCGCGTCACGCACGGCTTTCTGGGGAGTGACGCGCGGCGCACGGCCTTCCTCACGCAGGGAAGCTACCTCAGAAAGGCCGTGACCACGAACGCGTGGTTTCCGCACAAGGCGACCGACTTCCCGAGGTCGCCTTGACGCTTTCGGGCGCGAAGCTGCTCACGCTCCCGCCCCGCTTCGGGCGCAACCGGGTATGGAGACTGCTGAACGACCGATCCGGTTTGCGGTTCATCCGTCAGGAAATAACGGGCCAACGCGAGCGGACGTGCAGCGCTGCGTGGCAGAGGGGACAGAACGGATGATCCGCAAACCGGATCGGGGATCAGGACCGGACCTCCACACGGCGGACAACCGCCCAGTCTTTCCCCTGTACGGACGGGACGGGAGCGGTCGGCCGCCGCCCTCACCTGACCGACGTGTATTTTTTCGCTACAACATATTCAAACGTCGTTTATAAAGTTCCGGTGAAGGTCTTCCTCATGGTCGCAGTATTCTCGCTGCTCTGTATGTCTCAGGCCTCGCGGCACACTGTCAGCGCGGGTGAGACGCTCTACAGCATCTCAAAGGCAGCGGGAACGACGCCGGAAGCCCTGATGGTCCTCAACGGCATGACTGCCAGCACGGTCTATGCGGGTCAGGCGCTGCAACTGCCTGACCCGCCCCCGCCCCTCCTCCAGGCCCAGCACACCGTCAGCGCTGGGGAGACGCTGTACAGCATCGCCAGGGCAGCGGGAACGACCGTACCGGCGCTGGTGGCGCTCAACCAGTTGGCAGACACCAGCATCTCTGTCGGCCAGGTGCTGGAACTTGGTGGACCCGGGCTCCAGGAGGGCAGCGCCGCCCCTCGCCTCCCCGCGCCCGCTGAGCCAACGGGCCTCGAGCAGGGCCTGTTCACGCTTGACCGGCTCCCTTCCTCTTCAAGCAGCCTTCCCTTCCAGTCGGCTCAGGCGCGACGTCCGGCCGCGGCGTACCTGCCGGAGGTGGGATACGAAGCGCAAACGCTCAACAACTGCGGACCGGCAGCCCTGGCCGCCGCCCTGCGCCTGTACGGCGTCGAGGCCAATCAGCAGACCTGGCAAGACCGGCTGCGCCCGACCGGCGGCAACATGCAGTTCGCTCCCGCCCAGCGTCTCCTGGCAGAACTCGGCTTCCGGTCGGACGTCCAGCGCGGCGGCACCGTAGAAGACGTGAAGCGCGCCGTCGCCCAGGGATTTCCCGTGATTGTGCTGCAGTACCACAGCGTCGTTGGAAAAACACCGCACTTCCGCGTGGTACGCGGGTATGACGACGCCCGGGACATTCTGATTATGAGTGACCCCCTGAGCGGTCCAAACGTGGCCTTGACCTCTCATGATTTTGACGTGCTCTGGAACACGCAGGGACGGGCGTTCATTCCGGTGCGGCCCCTGGTGACGGCGAACGCCCGGAAGAAACCGTAGCGCCAGGCGCTGGGCAAAGGACGCCACTCCACCGGTACGCCCGCCGGGCTTTGCGGCGAATCGCCGGTGCGGCGGTCCAGGCGGAGCATGACGGGGAGGCCACCCAAAGCTGGAGGCGTGGGCACCCTCGGCCCCCTACACTCGGGCCATGCCCCTGCGCGTCCTGCTGCTCAATCCCCCACACGGTTCGATCGGCAGCCGGATTCCCACCGAGCAGTTGCCGCCGCTGGGCCTCCTGAGCCTCGGTGGGCCCCTGCTGGACGGGGGCTTTACGGTGGAACTGCTTGACGCGGACCTGCACAACCTCAGGGTGGAGGACATCCGCCACCGGGCACTGCGCTTTGCGCCGGACGTCCTCCTCGTCGGTCATGCCG includes:
- a CDS encoding ZIP family metal transporter, with the translated sequence MAFELMDEAFDKGGFGAVSTGLLLGAVTFFLGDLAINRAGGKHRKRSAGQQQDGNASAIVLGTLMDGIPESMAIGVSLLAGGKVGWVFLAAVFLSNIPEGLSASAGLKRAGHHPTRILLMWTSIALLSAISAGLGYLFLRGAGPNVTSGIQAFAAGAILTMLSSTMLPEAFEEGGAMIGLATTCGFLAAFTLSHL
- a CDS encoding DUF7669 domain-containing protein produces the protein MGCRSQVLQAARTLARQSLDKTFKRTDLLEMMRAQGTHFSPQAIRTHVTATMCRISARSANVRYPDLDRVRPGRYRINGCTWGCRNVTGRSLRTSGGCSAKDAT
- a CDS encoding LysM peptidoglycan-binding domain-containing protein, with the protein product MSQASRHTVSAGETLYSISKAAGTTPEALMVLNGMTASTVYAGQALQLPDPPPPLLQAQHTVSAGETLYSIARAAGTTVPALVALNQLADTSISVGQVLELGGPGLQEGSAAPRLPAPAEPTGLEQGLFTLDRLPSSSSSLPFQSAQARRPAAAYLPEVGYEAQTLNNCGPAALAAALRLYGVEANQQTWQDRLRPTGGNMQFAPAQRLLAELGFRSDVQRGGTVEDVKRAVAQGFPVIVLQYHSVVGKTPHFRVVRGYDDARDILIMSDPLSGPNVALTSHDFDVLWNTQGRAFIPVRPLVTANARKKP